A genomic window from Flavobacterium phycosphaerae includes:
- a CDS encoding nitrilase family protein, whose translation MKIALIQTSLAWENPTENRSHLAQKITGFMEDVDLIVLPEMFSSGFTMNQKMVAETMDGETVSWLQHLAKAKDCAITGSLVIKENEKYYNRLVFIFPDGEIKTYDKRHLFTLAGENKIYTAGTEKLIIEYKGFKICPLICYDLRFPVFSRNVENYDLLLYVANWPKPRVNAWDILLKARAVENMCYAVGVNRVGTDNNNLEYVGHSQAVDFLGNYILEPQEADGVFIVDIDKEKMLETRQKLAFLEDKDDFKIRNA comes from the coding sequence ATGAAAATAGCTTTAATACAAACCTCACTGGCTTGGGAAAATCCAACTGAAAACCGCAGCCATTTGGCCCAAAAAATAACCGGTTTTATGGAAGACGTTGATTTGATTGTGCTTCCCGAAATGTTCTCTTCGGGTTTTACGATGAATCAGAAAATGGTGGCTGAAACCATGGACGGAGAAACGGTTTCTTGGTTGCAACACTTAGCCAAAGCAAAAGATTGTGCTATTACAGGAAGCTTAGTTATTAAAGAAAATGAGAAATATTACAACCGTTTGGTTTTTATTTTTCCTGATGGTGAAATCAAAACTTACGACAAGCGTCATTTGTTCACATTGGCCGGAGAAAACAAAATCTACACCGCCGGAACCGAAAAATTGATCATCGAATACAAAGGATTTAAAATTTGTCCCTTAATCTGTTATGACCTGCGTTTTCCGGTTTTTTCACGAAATGTAGAAAATTACGATTTGTTACTTTATGTCGCCAATTGGCCCAAACCCCGTGTCAATGCCTGGGATATTTTATTAAAAGCACGAGCTGTGGAAAACATGTGTTACGCCGTTGGTGTCAACCGTGTGGGTACAGATAACAATAATTTGGAATACGTTGGCCACTCACAAGCCGTTGATTTTCTGGGGAATTACATTTTGGAACCACAAGAAGCGGATGGTGTCTTCATTGTAGATATTGACAAAGAAAAAATGCTGGAAACCCGACAAAAATTGGCTTTTCTTGAAGATAAAGACGATTTTAAAATTCGTAATGCCTAA
- a CDS encoding Ig-like domain-containing protein: protein MPRVNVKYLLLLLVLSIIGCAKRGTITGGAKDTIAPVLKASFPKNLSTNFNGNEIKLVFDEYVKLKNINKQLIISPPMKNQPEILPYTASKVITIKIKDTLQPNTTYSFNFGQSIEDNNEGNPLSQYKFVFSTGNAIDSLALNVKVKDALEKKVDNFVSVMLYEINEKFNDSTIYKETPRYITNTLDSLQQVKLENIKAGKYLLVALKDNGNNKYNPKSDKIGFQKQYITIPNDTIFEVELFKETLPFNAIKPTQASNNRLLLGYEGKPKDVKVTVKNGAEVIPSLVTAFPKKDSLQIWFKPVKVDSLQVEVQNQKTIKPFTVKIKNQKADTLSVITDFSGILPLRERFALNSTTPLLKFDKSKITIFNKDSLAVPFETEYDEFHQKFYLNFAKEPLEKYKITLMPGALVDFYDIQNDTLKYNINTKNASDYGNLKVILENVKRFPILVQLTDKDGKVKATEYSEKSTTITFDAIEPAFYTLRIVYDDNKNKEWDPGSFMEKRQSEEVIYFPKEIDVRANWDVEQPFNLGITN, encoded by the coding sequence ATGCCAAGAGTTAACGTTAAATATCTTTTACTGCTTTTAGTGTTGTCCATAATAGGTTGTGCAAAGCGCGGTACTATTACCGGCGGTGCCAAAGACACGATAGCTCCGGTTTTGAAAGCCAGTTTTCCTAAAAATCTTTCGACCAATTTTAACGGCAATGAAATCAAATTGGTTTTTGACGAATATGTAAAGCTGAAAAATATCAACAAGCAGCTGATTATTTCCCCACCAATGAAAAATCAGCCGGAAATTTTGCCATATACTGCGAGCAAAGTCATCACAATTAAAATTAAAGACACGTTACAGCCTAATACTACTTATAGTTTCAATTTTGGGCAAAGTATAGAAGACAATAATGAAGGCAATCCATTGTCGCAATACAAATTTGTCTTTTCAACGGGAAATGCTATAGATTCGTTAGCCTTGAATGTTAAAGTTAAAGATGCTTTGGAGAAGAAGGTTGATAATTTTGTTTCGGTTATGTTGTATGAAATCAATGAAAAATTCAATGATTCTACCATTTACAAAGAAACCCCGCGATACATCACCAATACTTTGGATAGTTTACAACAAGTAAAACTTGAAAATATCAAAGCAGGAAAATATCTTTTAGTGGCGTTGAAAGACAATGGAAACAACAAATACAATCCCAAATCGGATAAAATAGGGTTTCAAAAACAATACATTACCATTCCGAATGATACTATTTTTGAAGTAGAATTATTCAAAGAAACCCTTCCGTTTAATGCTATTAAACCAACACAAGCTTCTAACAACAGACTGCTGTTGGGCTATGAGGGCAAGCCAAAGGATGTAAAAGTTACGGTAAAAAATGGCGCCGAAGTCATTCCGTCATTGGTTACTGCTTTTCCTAAAAAAGATTCGCTTCAAATTTGGTTCAAACCGGTGAAAGTAGATTCGCTGCAGGTTGAAGTTCAAAACCAAAAAACAATCAAACCGTTTACCGTAAAAATAAAAAACCAAAAAGCAGATACTCTATCCGTGATTACCGATTTTAGTGGAATTCTTCCGCTTCGAGAACGATTTGCTTTGAACAGCACTACCCCGTTATTAAAATTTGACAAGTCAAAAATTACCATTTTTAACAAAGACTCGCTTGCCGTTCCGTTTGAGACTGAATACGATGAGTTTCATCAAAAATTCTATTTAAATTTTGCTAAAGAGCCCTTAGAAAAATATAAAATCACATTAATGCCTGGTGCGTTAGTTGATTTTTATGACATCCAAAACGATACTTTGAAATACAATATCAATACAAAAAATGCCTCTGATTACGGGAATTTGAAAGTTATTTTAGAAAATGTAAAACGTTTCCCTATACTGGTACAACTAACGGATAAAGACGGGAAAGTCAAAGCAACCGAGTACTCCGAAAAAAGCACCACCATTACCTTTGACGCTATAGAACCGGCTTTTTACACCTTGCGAATTGTTTATGATGACAATAAAAACAAGGAATGGGATCCCGGAAGTTTTATGGAAAAGCGCCAATCTGAAGAAGTGATTTATTTCCCGAAAGAAATTGATGTCCGGGCTAATTGGGACGTTGAACAACCATTTAATTTGGGAATTACGAATTAG